In Pararge aegeria chromosome 7, ilParAegt1.1, whole genome shotgun sequence, the DNA window ATATTCCGGGGCAACGAGAGGTTAAGACTCGTTATGTTAAGTAACAACCCCTTGACGACGTTGATAGCAGACCAATTTCCAACGCTTCCTCATCTAAGGATACTACTACTAGACGGCTGCAGGTTAAGGACAATACATACGAACGCCCTGCGAAATTTAAAATCTCTAGAGACTATAGACTTACGAAGAAATCAACTTACATTCCTACGGTTGGTTACATTTTCTTTGCCTgctttgaaaacgttatcgttgtCTGGTAATCCATGGAGATGCGATTGTCGTTTGCGTGAGTTTAAAGATTGGTTTTTAGAAAGTAAATTGGGAACTGAAGAATTAAACTGTGCAGAACCTTCTTCTCTATCAGGAAACATATGGCGTAGTGTACCCAGTGAGACTATGGCATGCCCACCTGAAGTAAAATCAAGTACATTGGTGGTAAGAGCAGAAGTTGGTTTGGCTGCCTCGTTTGGTTGCTGGGTTCATGGAGTACCAAAACCTACTGTAAAATGGTTACTAGATGGAGTTGAAATGCGAAACAGTACTATCGATTGTGATATGGAAGAAACGGATACTACCGTCGAAGAAGATAATTCAGATGACAGAGTACCTGGCAGTGTTAGATGGGTGAATATTACCCTATTAAATGTAACTTCAAGTGCTGCTGGTGAATGGACTTGTGTAGCTAGAAGTCTGGCAGGGGAAGCGAGAGCTGTCATCAGTCTGGTTTTACCAAGATCTCAGACAGCTACTGCACGTACCGCCCCAGGAATACCACAGTTGTTAGGAGTTGTGTTTGGAGCTTTAGGAGCATTAGCAACTCTTGGCTTTTTAGCTGCCGTAGCTTGTTGGAATTTAAGAAGACGAACCGTACCTCCCAGTAGAAGTTTTACTGACCAAGAAAAACGTTTGATAGATGCTTCTGTAGTTGTAAGTTGCGATCGTTCCATAGCGGACATGGCATCGCCATGTAACTTTGAGTTGACCGAACGATCTATATCAGTAGATGATCAGCCAAGAGGATGCGGTTTTGAACCTGTTCACATAACGATAGAAGGCACTCCTGGAGCGTTTCCACCGCCACCGGCAGAATTCGCTGTACCAGTTCCTtatggtaatatttttatatctgtaCAAGTAGCTGGGAGAGTTGAACCTGGGAAGTACCCTGATCTGCTAAGCGGAGGTGCAACTTTGCCTCGCCGGAGCAGAACCTGCTGTAATGCTCCTGCATATGACAATATGGGTCCTAGAGTTACAGCAACAGGAAGCTCCACGTGGTCATTGCCAGGAGCGAGTACGGAAAACGTAGAAGCTTCAGAGACTCCAGTTTTATCGTTACCACCGCCTCCACCAGAATTCGTATCACTTTAGCCGAGGCCCTTGGTACTAGATGCCTCTAATTTAAGGTGACCTGGTACCCAAAACTTTTAAAGTCAATTAGACTATTTCccaatttttattgtatttataatacgATAATTTTAAAGTGATTGATTTAATTGAGAATTTTGTAAATAGTGTGTGCGAATGGTGTGAGACATCCTGTGAGATTTAAATACGTAAGATTGTTATCAATATTGAAGAATAATTGtatgataaaaacattttatgtgcATTGTTTATTCGTATGGAATGTTTAATACTTGTGAAAGCATCTAGTGTCTACCTATTTGTTTACTAGACGTTCCTTTTATGACTTCGCGTTTGTGTCTTCCCAActtttgtaaatattgtttaGTCGTGTTTACAAACTTCCCAAATATAAGACTGACCTCTTTGTCTTATTTTCGCCCCTCTTTACGACTCGTGAGTACGAATGTATAAAGCTATATACCTAACTACTTCACATAGGCAAAACTATGGCTtctaaaagtttcatttgaaagcagaataatgtaaaaataaaccgATCACATTATCAAGATGTctgttgttttattaaaacctttaaTACACAGTGATATGATGTGTTAACGTCATATGGAATGATATTAAGCCGGCACTGAACCTGAAAAACCTGATAATAATCGCTATCTACCCCGAGTCTGAGTTCTCCTAAACTCTATGTCTCTGTTTTACGGTAGAATTGCAGTATATGATGGAAGAGATATGactgaaatgataaaaatcaaaaaaaatacaatagtaTATGAATGGATGACGGTTTCAAACACCAATTCAAACAGTTCTTTGTGAAATCTATGATATTATATTCGTGAAGTCATATCATTAAAAATCGtcgtacatttattttagtatttcttaaaaacattaatgaaaGATAGGAGGAAATTATACTCATTTTATTCGAAAATAACTGTGCAAATCATGTCAATTAGCTAtcgtaaaatatgaaaattaaaattttgtttcgcatttataatgcttcaatatattaaataaaagcatatatttGTTGCTCCCTAGAAAAAACAGTTTAACTCCGTCTACAAATTAGATTTGGACGCCTGTTAATTAAGTATGgtgttaaaattttgtatgcataGATATACACAAGTTTTTgtacacatataatatgttaattgaTAAACGTCAATAGTAcgttgaattttataaaatacaaaaataggaATGATTTTCCCTTTTTAAAAATGACGGCAAGAGAGTGGGTGGTATGTTATTAGTACAGCAGACGATGGTCTACAGGGGTCGTGCCctacagggctagcacaggctaGAGACCAAAATTAcattccccgattatatcccctgacaaggaatgtAATAAACGTGtcaacctgctaaagcacgggaacatgtaACGGAGAAGTTTTCCccctttaattattattacacataaattatttggatattattcccACTTGTTgctcagtgctctgagagttgataaagctgtgggagaagataattttttaaagtttctccggggatataattgtacTGCCCATGCGCGCCGTGCAGGTGTGAGATGCAACATGcgttttttgattttattccactacaagttggcccttgactacaacctcaccgtaccggaacggtaACTCGCTAAGCGACATttttttgtcggtaaggtggtaattagccactgccaaagcctcCTAACGGACCAGACTAGAGAGAATTCATAAATCAAAAATTTCCCTACCCCTGCCAGGGATTTAACCCGGAAACTCGCATTTGAATCCCAATCGTTACGTTAGCGGCGTTTGACTTATCACTCTCCGAATCCGTTTAAAATAGCATAAGCAGACGTACTTAATTTTTTCcctagactagcgcttgactgcaatcactcCTGAATTGTAAGTATGATGCAGCCTTAGAAGGAGCTCCTCATGAtcatcataaatttaattaattgacgcCCACTATTGGCCATAGggcttttttagggagttccagcAGGCTGCCTCCAGCGATCAGCAACTCGCTTGATGTTGTCTGTCAACCTCGTCGGAAgctgacctacgctgcgtttaccggtgtggggtcgccattccaggaCCCCAACTTTCATCAGTTCTTCGAGTTATGTGCTCGCCCATTGCTACTTTAGCTGCGTAGTCCGTGATCAACATTATTCATCTCAGCAACAATCATCATCTTCACTATCAAAccatttatacatttttgtaaatttaactaTAGTCAATTTTGTAATATAGACTTCGAAAGCAGACCGAAACTACAAAGTttcttactagatggcgctacagtcgcaaTAAGACTGATAAAGTGGGCATATATTAATCTCGGCATTGATGGAATGAGAACCGTAGCATAGTCTTAAACCACTCAGGCCTCGATTGCCAgatagtcgcaggttcaaattccttcggtttcgaaatttaaagtaaaaacactataataataattatgaaaatacgAACCCTAATGGGTCATGTATTGGTAGTCCACTACAGGGAAaactctcagaataagaagggtgtaTAGACTTCAAACGACTTTGAGAGAATTAGTATAGAGCATTCTcaagcatacaggtttccttatTATGTTTcgcttcgccgttaaagcaagtaatatttaatttcttgaaaagcacataactctgaaatatTAGAAGTGCGTAGGTACGCACGTAGGTACGATCCCAAGTTGGTACTTGGGATCGTATCACGCCCGTAAGTGAACATttgaacatatatatttttttaattataaatataatagcgcagaaaaaaataatctgtaCTCCAAGCTGGTAATTAATTCTTGACCGAAAATTTTTGGGACGTCGAATCGAACTCAGTACCTCATTATCCGTAACGACTAAACCAAAGAGCCAGGAATACTTCATATAACGATGGAGTTTAAAAAAGTGACTATGCAATAGAATCAGAAAAAGATTTAAAGAATTTACatgtaatttcaataaaaatgcgATAAATATTGAGTTTTACTAACTGTTGACTGACTCGACTAATTATCCGCTCCacctattaatatataatattattgagtgTACCTGCATGCTATTGAAGATATTGccatattatttttcaattccGACTCCACATGAAATTAACGTTTTCCtcattgaaatgaaataaaaagaaaataaaatttattagtaaaatatttgatttctcTTCTTTCAAAAAACAAGCGGTGCCCActgcatattatataataaacattaaattgaaTAACTTGTTCGCATACCCACTGACTATTGACCTAAGTCATAACAATttcttttactaatatttttgtatatcagGCATGaaccaaaagaaaaaaagtcattttcattttaattgagAAAAAGAATGGTTAGACTTTACTTGTACCTTAAAAGAACCCAAACTGAATAGGAACTAaagctttattacttttaaatagatGGCGTTGTTTAGGCTATCGTTCTTTGTTCACcggaataattataaaaataatatacatagctAGACcctatcgctaaaaagcgatctcggATAGGCCAATCAATactctcatatttttctattattaagaATGTCAAATCTGTTGGGTAAAGGTGGGTCTGCAAATGTTGTGGTAAAAGTAATGTTATGTAACCAAATTAACGGTTAACGACCACTCCACCACGCAAAAGCGCGGCACTATTTCACATTAATGTAAGTGCATTTGTTGCGAGGATGCAGCTGCCAAAACAATTCGTTTGAGCGTTTTACATAATCTTTGACCCAATTTCAAAGATATTTAAACTGTTCATTAATAACAgagcaattaattaattaataaaataaagtaaacatttTGAGACATTTTATCATGTGTTCCAGAGAATAGAACTACGACTCTGCCCCTAAATATTTGACAATAAACGGGAGCAACGCGCTCTCTGAGCCATTTTTTTAACCAATATACCAAAGCAgatactagaccaacgaggctgCTCCGTAGCAGCGAGACAGCTATATAACGACGAGGCAgtacttattaataaatgttataaattagaaagtttatgtatatatatataacgtacgtgtatatatgtttgttttgtgaaataaagtttattaatagaTTATATCTTTTATTACGTATTTGTGtttgtaactaaataaataatatccttCCATTGATgatgtttaagcatttttttaCTTGGTATCACTAACAATTTCCCCACTACGTATGGTCACTTGAGGAAAAACATGCCAATGAGCTCTTTGTAACTAATAACTTACAGTGTTCTGTAGATGATATATTAGAAGGGGCGTAACAATATGTCTGAAATCAACCGATAGAATTTCtccattttcatttattagctgactgacattttaattttaatttaatttaataattatattttgtattacatgtaataatttaatattatgatattgcaGTCATTTAGTGTaacaatgaataaagaaaagtaaatgCAACGCCCTGACAAGGTCTCATGAACCTACATAAAATAGCaaactatatgaaataaataactcttTTATACGAGATTCTATGAGCCAAGTTCTGAAAATGTTTTCAATAGCCTATCTACTCTTTAACTTTATCTCTTGGTCCGATTCAACGCGATTTACGAATTTCCTCTATTAATTATGGCTAAATAAGGGCTGCCACATTCATATTCAATACCATcccaaatcaaaattaatttatttcaagtaggcacatttttttaaatatgttcttCTAAAATATTATACGTGGGATATATAGTTTCGGGAGGCTAAATAGCTTGGCAgtgcgtctttgtcggtagggggaTAGCTAaacacgaccaaagcctcccgctTGATAATCCATTAATATTGTTTCAGAAATATAATCCATATTTTGGGAATTTTAAGTTGTGCCAAGTAAACtcatttcaaaataattcaagCAATGTTAAAATTGTATGTTTGAAGTGTGGTAGATAGATAttcatatctatatttttacttattattataaaaaaagtgtatgtttatttaaactaCAGCTTGTCTAAACCGCTTAAACATTTTTgacgaaatttggcacagatatAGCTTGTGTACTAAACACAGACAAAGCATGGGGATAAAGGAATCCTATGATATAGAAATACAGTCTCTACTACGGCTCTTCTACGGCTTACGGGCCATGCCACAGGCATAAATAGTTTAcactaattaattataaactatacctactttattttgCACTGGTGACAACCCTAGGTTTAGCCGAAATCCAATGGTTGAACATCGGAACCTCTTTCGGcaatatttcattttcttttgtcGTTTTCAGAtgataatttatgaaataattctCTACTACTTTGACAACCGAGCCGAGTGCCTACCAGTATTGTAATATCCTACTTAACGGATTTTTTAGTTACGAAGTTACCAATTCGACGACCTTTTTCCTATGTTATGTTAAAGagctttttagtagtagtagagttttttatgacagagctctaGGCCTTTAGGAGTCAAGCAATGAACGGTTGATTTGACATTATGAGTCGTAGAATACGAGTATGTCTGAAAGCGAAGATTCGCTTATACAgctgtgatatatatatatataaataccactTAGTTGATCCAGCAgtaggtataaatatatatatattagagaATTTCATATATAACATATAGCACAGCTGTCACtccccgtcctttcaactaactcaatgccaaaaatcaagtttatatatatatatatatatatatcagctGAATTAGTAAATCCCcgcgatatatatatatgttagaaAGGCTTACTGCCTAGAAGAAGCATATGTTATTTTTACCTTAACGCACTAACTAAACACCcaaacaacttgatttttgacattgagttagttgaaaggacggggagtaaaataggcttttttaccccagaaaaacaaatggttcccaagGAATTTTTGTAAAACGTAATTACGCGGAATAAGAACGCGGGCACCAGCTAATACTGATTAAACAATTTGTGATGTGAAAATATGATATTTGCAGTATgccatatttgttttaaaagagCATTCGGtgccgtttatttatttaatcgagAATGATCAATACGGTCGTTCATTATTGAAATGTACTTACTATGTAATTACGTTTTCTATGACCAAGGTGCAGGGCAGTGTGCCAGGAAAcgttttatcttaattttagtttaatttttctatcggtttccgcttttattacggttgTTTATAAATCTTgtgagaaccgtttgttttcattAGTCAAAAAGAGGCGTACGTTACTcttcgtcttttcaactaaccttatgtcaaaaatcaatggattgttatttgtttgttaagtTAAGGCGTAAAAATAGCCAGATAACTTTCACAACACATACAAAGAAGAATACACTTTCACACAACTTTCACACATTAGTAAGGTAGTAATATAAGtaagcacttgactgcaattaaTCCGGATGGTAAGTTTCAATTATGGTAAGGTAAGTAGGTTGACCAGACCAGGCGTTTCACCTGACCAGAGATGGGGAAATTCCTCAAATTGCACTAGCGGgtaatcgaactcgggaccttccACTTTTAAGACCAGTAGACTTAAACACTCCAGGGTCATAACCAgctcactacaggacacgggtctcatACCACAATCAGAAGGGTTTTAGGCCGTGTAATCTACCACGCGGAACCCccggcggattggtggacttcacacgcctttgagaacattatggacaactctcagacatgcaggcattgctcacgatattttccttcatcgttgaaggaagtgatattttaattacttaaaacatagACAGTTagttaaaagtgcgtgctgggatttgaaatcggctcccagaaagtgaagctgaagtacTAACCAATGGGCTATTACcacttcaaaaaatttaataatagttagGAAACTATAACGAGTTAGTTGCAAAGGTGCCTCATTATCTAAAGTACTTAGTGTAGCTACTGACAAGTTTCGTTCTGGCAACATCACTTCGCCCACTTTAGGAAGGTACAGTCAGGGTGAGAAAGATGACGTGTTTTAAATAAGACGatttcaaaaaggaggaggatATAAACGGACTTGCAAAATTCAATTTTCGATCAAAATgggtttatttgaaaatatctaTCTGTTGATGAGAGTAGGAGGCCGAcacggaactcttcaaaaaattacagaaaaacatCCGCGATTTGCAATCACATAAATATGCTTTGTTTAAGCAATCACACCTGTATACGCTTAAGGATATTGAGTTTATCGGGGTATCagtattttctacaaaaaaaatgttcccccttttctttcaaaaatctaatttaCACACTATCCCAATTATAATAGTTACGTATTAAGTAATAACTTATTTCTGAAGCTGACTGTACATCTCGCAAGGGTAGAACCGTAACATAATTTTTCTCGGACCTAGATATACCAAAGTATTTTCAACTTTATAACTTCCAGGGTAAGATTTATTTCCGCTTCTCGCGAAAGCATAACCGAATTTAGATAGCGTATAATGCCACTGTTGTTATGGATTGCGTATGAATAAGTtagtaatacatattttagatataacaaaatattttttttatatgaaataataaaatactgaatacattatAACGAACAAGAGTGACcatagatgaaaaaaatattgataattagTCAACTTTGTATTATTACAATTAGCTCGGAGTTATCACATtgacagttaaataaataacaataaataaataaatatactacgacaatacacacatcgccatctccccaaagtaagcgaactGCTGAAAACTGATGaacaactgatgaatatctttatgaataatatacataaatccaGATATatacccagacaatgaaaatcATTCATAAAACGGGAAtgaaacccacggccttgaactcagaaagccagatcactgcccactgcgccagttggccgtcaaaaTAGAAGCCAGAAAAAAGGAAGCCTGCAATAAGCTCATCAGTTTCTAAGTAGTCTGATGGAAATCTTCGGCCGTCTTACttcataaattgaaatttaccTTATTAATGCACAGATTTGCATCGGGGGTTAAAACAATGTTGCAGCCAGCGCTTGCAGCCATTTTTCAATTAATCATTTAATAAGAAGCTTGAAACCTTGTAATAATTTGCAAGTGTGTTTTGTTTAGTTtctttcgacggccgactggcgtagtgggcagcgaacctgctttctcagtccaaggctgtgggttcgattcccactactggaaaatgttttgtgatgAACctaaatgttttccagtgtctgagtgttcatatgtatttatgtatattgtttataaaaatatttatcagtcatcttagtacccataacacaagctacgcttattttgtgCGAAAAATTTCGTTTAGAAATATTATGCTAACTCTGGACCACTGGCGATCGGTGAGGTACCGAAAACAAACAGTTACTACAATATTTACAGCGTTgagttaagttttaatttaaccagAACTCTGTCAACACTTGCAAGTTTGGAAAACAATGGTTGAAACTGAATGTATGAAATGGTTATATTACTGTCGGGAAAACACCAAATGATACCTTTTACACTACTCTCTCCATCTGCTGATTATTTCAATACCGAATAACGAACGAGAGTAGGTGTATAATACATCGTATATAACACATACGAAAGTGTGTccgtatacttattttttttttttttttaatactgattCTGCGTTTGTGATATGTATTGCATCGTAATAAAGTTTAAGACGTGAAAAGTTTGTAGATCgacatagaatatttttaatctgaAAAATCCCTAGAACAGTTTCTGCAGGGTTGAAAAATTTTGTGACCAATGCAGCTAAATCGATCttgacaatattttgtacagagGAATACGATTCAAACTCattctaaaaaagaaaaaaaaagacaacgaatttaaaaaaaaaagtcaaattttagatcatattttcatttattccttattatataaagttatagccatgcaataagattttttagtaataatatgtAGGTCTAATATCTAGACCGTTGCGTCAAGGAAGGTCTCTACGTATGgaagaattataaaaacaaaacacaatgtaggtttttttcattgtaaGAATATGGGATTACTAATAAACAGAGGATATAGAGCTGCATCCATACTAGGATTTTACCGCAATCCGTTTGGACGGCTTAACATATATAAACCTGCTAAGCAGCAGTGAAAGCCTAGGCCTAGCCTAGTTAAGGACTTCGGTCTCTGTTCTGgagtgaccgagttcgatctaGCTTCTCTCAGTTACTTGCTTGAACAGTTAATGGAAACTCACAGTAAAGAAAACATCGTCGCGTGGTTTCCTTCATAGTGAATTTttgcctgagagtgctccataatattttctaaGGCTTGTGATTTCTACCAGTCCACTGAGACCTAAAACCCACTTATGGGTGAAAGGAGACCTGTACTTTGGTTGATAATGGTGATAACAGATTTCTTACCTTGGAGAAACTACAATATTGATATCAAGCACGATGTTAAGTCACTCGGTCCTTGTTAACAGAAAACTCATCAATTCCTAAgtcaaaatatactttaaaactcGTGAAGTAAAATAATAGAGTTAATAGGAAGTTGATATTTCTAAGGAATATCGCTTTGTTAAGGTTGTGAAACTTCTTTTAATAAGTACAATAAAAGTCTGAAAACTGCAAAAAATCCACTGCATTAAGCATACAagagatataaaatatacaaattaaagcgtttgtgtaataaagaattaaatgaaataaattgccCGCATGCATATAATTCGTttcaatcattttaaattaaatgaaacacaAAACGTGAATCACAAAAGAATTTCGCCAAACTAGTAATTGGTGGCGAGGGAAATTTACATCACACGATACAACAGATCGGCGTCGAATCGCTAGCCCAGGCGAAACTGCTCTCGTCCGCAAAATATAccttactagctgacccgcgcaactttgtctgcgCCAGATGGGCTTTCACTTTCAATTTTAGTTCCAAACGcgaaaaatttcaaaaacacTGGATTTCACCTTCACGCCCCGCCTACTCTCGCATGGCCAGCATAGAAATTTGTTTAGTTTCTCGAAAATAACATAatcttgtgattttttttttactttttacagcCCACGCCATATGAAAGAATCTTTGCTAACTTCAACTACATTTAATcttataattattcaaatatatatattaaccagAAGAGTATAGCACACTAaggattaatatatatacaataatatacatttctaaggtgctggaatggcgaccccgcaccagtaaacgcagcgtaggtcggccccaaacgaggtggacagatgacatcaggcgagtagctgggagccgttggaggcaagcggcccaggaccgtgcattgtggaactccctacaaaagacctatgtccagcaatggacgtcaattggttgagatgatgatgatgatgatgacatttctAACAGTGAAAAAGTTTTAGTACCCCTAACATCGAAAGTCAcaaattttacttctttataatttaagtatagatataattaATCACTGTTACAAACTTATAACGAATTAGGGTTTTCTGTTAatgaattctcagtaccagtttGGCGTTAGGAAATTAGCGGTGTCAACgctactttatataataaggaataaatgaaaatttgatctaaaatatgagttttttttttaattagttttttttttattttttagaatgAGTTTGAATCGTTTTCCTTAGAATCAGAAAAGATTTGCATACACTCGTTGACAGTAGATTTGAAAACGCCTCtgtgagcacgttaagctgtcttTCCcagtatttgacggccgattggcgcagtggggagcgaccctgctttctgagtccaaggccgtaggttcgattcccacaactgggggtttgtgtgatgaacatgaatgtttttgagtgtctgggtgtttatatgtacattataagtacttatgtacattattcataaaagtattaatcattcatcttagtacgcataacacaagcttcacttactttggggctagagagCGATGTCTGTATtagcgtagtatatttattgatttattttcaagGAAACgccaataaaaaacatttaaaccaCAGAATTATCCATAGTTCTGTAAACGTAAATTGTCACCAACCTATGATAAAAGTCTTTAACGCCCACTAAtctacattggagcagcgttatagtttatttattcatcatcgcTTCTCATGGGACGTTAAagaaaatcgaaataaatataaaaagaatagcGTTCACTTCAAAAATGCATGAAAGCACCTTAACAAGctgtttcgttatttttattgaaaaggaATTTTCCATAATAGAAGACGAAGACGTTCGTGGTATGACACTACAGGACCTCAGCAAtttacgtcccactgctggacacagtcCCACTCTGACCAGGGCCAGacccaaaaaaaaacacgttggTCAATTTCTAAAGTAGTTGGTCAATTTTATAACTGGCTGGACACAATTATAATTACCTACAATTTTGTACCCTAATCTCGGAGTCTAGACCAACGGGCCAGTCAGTcaaacagtttgttttttttattgtgttttctgTCTGATGGAAAACGCTTTTCGAAACTACCAGTCGGacttaataaatctttttagtATTTGATAGCATAATGCTCGAGAAGGGTTTAATATCACGCTACAACACTCAGGAACTGAACGAATGAAGTAAAAGCGCGGGCGGGTGAAGTGACTGATGAAAGTTACTTTGAGAAACTTATAACTAAGTCGCAAGTTACCGCTGGCCCATTATAAACACTAGCGGCGTGTACTCGCTTAAAACacctttaaacttttttttactcgTCAATACAAAAGATGAATCTTTCATTGTGTCACCTACTGCCATCTTCTTCCGTTTCTGTACCTAGGCCTGCCTCAGTACTTAGTTTACCTGAACCATCCGTAGTATTATCACTCCAGCCACCCGAGGTCCCTTTAGGAGTAAGAAGGCTACCCAGGTCGCCAGAAggttttctgttattttttctgCTTCCCTGGTATTTTTAaccgtgtatcggtgtttc includes these proteins:
- the LOC120625381 gene encoding leucine-rich repeat-containing protein 24-like, with amino-acid sequence MSMRVSWARWYWIVIFTTCTARTASDWLDCAHISTCRCKWSSGKKTATCASSDLRRPPALSPDIQVLDLHDNPLRNLPQEVFSNIGLLNLQRLNLRATKLRSIHADAFLELRILIEVDLADNDLALLPRDIFRGNERLRLVMLSNNPLTTLIADQFPTLPHLRILLLDGCRLRTIHTNALRNLKSLETIDLRRNQLTFLRLVTFSLPALKTLSLSGNPWRCDCRLREFKDWFLESKLGTEELNCAEPSSLSGNIWRSVPSETMACPPEVKSSTLVVRAEVGLAASFGCWVHGVPKPTVKWLLDGVEMRNSTIDCDMEETDTTVEEDNSDDRVPGSVRWVNITLLNVTSSAAGEWTCVARSLAGEARAVISLVLPRSQTATARTAPGIPQLLGVVFGALGALATLGFLAAVACWNLRRRTVPPSRSFTDQEKRLIDASVVVSCDRSIADMASPCNFELTERSISVDDQPRGCGFEPVHITIEGTPGAFPPPPAEFAVPVPYGNIFISVQVAGRVEPGKYPDLLSGGATLPRRSRTCCNAPAYDNMGPRVTATGSSTWSLPGASTENVEASETPVLSLPPPPPEFVSL